TGTCCGCACCCGCAGTGGCGTCCGTCGTGCCGACGGTTCGCTGATCCGCTTTGATGGAAATGCGGCTGTTTTGTTGAATAACACCAACGAACAGCCGATCGGTACCCGTATCTTCGGGCCGGTGACTCGTGAACTTCGTAATGAAAAGTTCATGAAGATCATTTCCTTGGCGCCTGAAGTGCTGTAAGGAGCGAGGCGGATATGCAAAAGATCAAACGTGATGATGAAGTCATCGTCATCGCCGGCAAGGATAAGGGTAAGCGCGGTACCGTGAAACGTGTCCTACAGAACGAGCGTTTCGTGGTATCCGGTGTGAATATGATCAAGCGTCACACCAAACCCAACCCGATG
This Halomonas huangheensis DNA region includes the following protein-coding sequences:
- the rplN gene encoding 50S ribosomal protein L14 — encoded protein: MIQTQTMLDVADNSGARRVQCIKVLGGSHRRYARVGDVIKVTVKEAIPRGKVKKGQVLKAVVVRTRSGVRRADGSLIRFDGNAAVLLNNTNEQPIGTRIFGPVTRELRNEKFMKIISLAPEVL